The Neurospora crassa OR74A linkage group IV, whole genome shotgun sequence genome has a segment encoding these proteins:
- a CDS encoding MFS aflatoxin efflux pump → MATVSQSTASLSSSGKSSHHNRPGDESKGAGSMAEPNDVEKLSPSPPPTGQPQPNEKDLYKPKSPRFWLTLLCNFMALFLVALDRTIIATAVPRISDEFNALGDIGWYGSAYMLTTSCAQLVYGRIYKFYDMKWVFLVSVVVFEIGSAICGAAPSSTVFIVGRAIAGMASAGIFSGCMLIMIPMVPLHRRPAFQGLFGMVFGIASVMGPLIGGGFTSGATWRWCFYINLPIGAVSFIFMVFFWNPPKEKRPPARPGVHIKRLDPIGMIFFLPGTVCLLLALQWAGSTYAWNSWRIILLFALFGACTAAFIVVQILKPKTAMVPPKVITQRSVAFGTAFTFFLAGSMLMMVYYVPIWFQTVKQVDPIKSGIYTLPLVLSLVVSSIIAGIITQKIGYYVPSMLVAPSLMSVGEGLMSTLNPGSPSSHWAAFQFLTGFGLGFGMQTSGLAIQTVLPKEDVSTGIAINFFVQQLGGAVFTSVGQTILSNLLVKKLSGIPGIGGHVIVNEGATQLTNEVPPEYKDRVIGAYNYACQRIFLAAMGLAFASLLCAFGMEWKSIKKGRQGPPPSQPPENGSQGPNEGLLRPSSSFPLKDPSEGPTTNGLIMAKKEAPAEGLPRQHLRSRNSRRESLASEGRASGVLTKPPPAHMIPGSPTSAKDSPRSSDQKIEQDRGSSYHSAPTNMGSQEMKELPSPAA, encoded by the exons ATGGCTACCGTCTCGCAGTCCACCGCGTCCCTCAGTAGTAGTGGCAAGTCAAGCCATCATAATCGCCCGGGAGACGAATCCAAGGGCGCTGGTAGCATGGCAGAACCAAACGATGTCGAAAagctctctccctctccgccgCCTACGGGCCAACCGCAGCCAAATGAGAAAGATCTGTACAAGCCAAAGAGCCCAAGGTTCTGGTTGACTCTGTTGTGCAACTTTATGGCGCTGTTTCTCGTTGCTCTCGACAGGACAATTATCGCGACCGCCGTTCCGCGCATATCCGACGAGTTCAACGCTTTGGGTGATATCGGATGGTATGGCTCCGCTTACATGTTAACCACATCGTGTGCTCAACTTGTCTATGGGCGCATCTACAAGTTTTATGATATGAAATG GGTCTTTCTGGTCAGCGTTGTCGTCTTCGAGATTGGCTCCGCCATCTGCGGCGCGGCACCGAGCTCCACCGTATTCATCGTTGGTCGTGCCATTGCTGGCATGGCTTCTGCCGGTATCTTCTCCGGCTGCATGTTGATCATGATCCCTATGGTCCCCTTGCACCGCAGGCCTGCCTTTCAAGGTCTCTTCGGCATGGTGTTTGGTATTGCATCGGTTATGGGCCCCTTGATCGGCGGAGGTTTCACGAGCGGTGCCACTTGGCGTTGGTGTTTCTACATCAACTTGCCCATCGGTGCTGTCAGCTTTATCTTTATGGTCTTCTTCTGGAACCCACCGAAAGAGAAGCGCCCACCTGCTAGGCCTGGAGTACACATCAAACGGCTGGACCCCATCGGCATgattttcttccttcctggAACCGTGTGTCTGTTGCTTGCTTTACAGTGGGCCGGTTCGACCTATGCGTGGAATTCGTGGCGTATCATTCTCCTCTTCGCGCTCTTTGGGGCATGTACGGCGGCTTTTATTGTTGTCCAGATCTTGAAACCCAAGACGGCTATGGTGCCGCCAAAGGTCATCACACAGAGAAGTGTGGCTTTTGGCACCGCCTTTACCTTTTTCTTGGCAGGGTCTATGCTTATGATGGTGTATTACGTACCGATATGGT TCCAAACCGTTAAGCAGGTCGATCCCATCAAGTCGGGTATCTATACACTCCCGCTCGTTCTCAGCCTGGTCGTTTCGAGTATCATTGCCGGTATCATTACCCAGAAAATCGGATACTATGTACCATCTATGCTCGTCGCTCCCTCACTCATGTCGGTAGGCGAGGGTCTCATGAGCACACTAAATCCAGGCAGTCCGTCTTCGCACTGGGCCGCCTTCCAGTTCCTGACAGGGTTCGGTCTCGGCTTTGGAATGCAGACGTCAGGTTTGGCCATCCAGACGGTTTTGCCGAAAGAAGATGTCAGCACAGGCATTGCCATTAACTTCTTTGTCCAACAATTGGGCGGCGCCGTTTTCACATCAGTGGGCCAGACTATCCTGAGCAACCTCCTGGTCAAGAAACTGTCCGGAATCCCTGGTATCGGCGGCCATGTCATCGTTAACGAAGGCGCCACGCAGCTCACCAACGAAGTACCACCTGAATACAAAGATCGCGTAATCGGCGCATATAACTATGCTTGCCAGCGCATCTTTCTAGCGGCCATGGGTCTTGCATTCGCCTCGCTCCTCTGCGCATTCGGAATGGAATGGAAGAGTATCAAGAAGGGAAGACAAGGGCCACCACCCTCGCAACCTCCTGAAAATGGATCTCAAGGACCCAACGAAGGTCTCCTCCGTCCCTCGTCATCTTTCCCTCTAAAAGACCCATCAGAAGGACCAACAACGAATGGATTGATCatggccaagaaggaagccCCAGCCGAAGGCCTCCCACGACAACACCTCAGAAGCCGAAATTCGAGGCGAGAGTCGCTCGCATCTGAGGGCAGGGCCTCGGGAGTGCTGAcaaagccgccgccggcgcATATGATTCCTGGATCTCCGACCTCGGCCAAGGACAGTCCTAGATCCAGTGATCAGAAGATAGAGCAAGATAGGGGATCGAGTTATCACTCGGCGCCGACAAATATGGGCAGTCAAGAAATGAAGGAGCTTCCTAGTCCTGCTGCTTGA
- the col-22 gene encoding fungal specific transcription factor — MASELTPPDQRHDYLHQHPQPPLPPSSSSSEQRHSVGVHSLQAVAEPSVMKLTRGHSCVLCQQRKVRCDKQKPCANCVKAGVECRVVPPQPPRRRKKKPHERDLIDRLKKYESLLSQHGVNFEPIAHDLKISECVDDVADLEQDLSGLKTSPSSAADHVSPGDQGYDKQKWFPYNKEFRAMDEELADSSDEDCEGPTLHHAYDTMFDNNDGFPFVVGGSPTSVTNSHPSSFQIFQLWQTYITNVNPLLKLSHTSSLQKQIISAGAKPANIPKPLEVLMFAIYFSAVTSMTAEEVQTEFGEDRTILLAKYHGATQQALVNAGFMRSNEIMTLQAFLLYLLCVRQYVDPRSMFCLMGIAVRIATRMGIHKDGQQFRLPPFEVEQRRRLWWQIVILDKRIAEITGSAITALSSCGGDCRFPLNINDSDLNLHGKDFPTQYPGPTEMLFTLTRIELTVAAEPNGLRAVVTTPGGTRVTQPRVHFSPSPASPDVVTHVANTNLPRDLESFCTYMENAYLKYCDPKVPLHFFTLLVTRQALGKLRVIDFLCREATQGVMDHNERDALFEQAMLMVEYDNMLQGNEALKGFKWYTMLNFPLPAYIFLVQDLRTRTTGAPCERAWTLMIENLERRGLTSNLRTPMHIALGGFFVKAWDAHEAAQNQLGRHLQTPKIVTLMRNTAAKFKRPNSPPQVGSGPVGGVGGSMSMSSDPRQSVANSATPPGMMPTASMPPAMAGMAGPHGLPGVGMQAGMYTTPKPMQQTPQTDTSPQMGSASMMMNESMMFGSPNGGFDTGMGQMFGAGAPAPPSAGSMDLDISQMDWNYLVQLSSFGGFNPNYSAQMQYPHQPGPGNQ; from the exons ATGGCTTCGGAGCTTACGCCGCCGGACCAGCGGCATGACTACCTTCACCAGCACCCGCAACCCCCGTTGCcgccctcgtcgtcgtcgtcggagcAGAGGCATTCCGTCGGCGTCCATTCCCTTCAGGCCGTCGCTGAACCCTCGGTGATGAAGTTGACGCGAGGCCATTCATGCGTCCTTTGTCAGCAGCGCAAGGTCCGTTGCGACAAGCAGAAACCTTGTGCCAACTGCGTCAAGGCCGGCGTCGAGTGCCGCGTTGTCCCGCCCCAGCCGCCTAGGCGCCGCAAAAAGAAGCCGCATGAGCGGGACCTCATCGACCGCCTCAAGAAATATGAATCCCTCCTTTCGCAGCATGGCGTCAACTTTGAGCCCATTGCCCACGACCTCAAAATATCGGAATGCGTCGACGATGTTGCCGACCTGGAGCAGGACCTTAGCGGGCTCAAGACATCCCCTTCGAGTGCCGCAGATCATGTCTCGCCTGGCGATCAGGGATATGATAA GCAAAAGTGGTTCCCATATAACAAGGAG TTCCGAGCCATGGACGAGGAGCTTGCAGATTCCTCCGATGAGGATTGTGAGGGGCCAACACTCCATCATGCATACGACACGATGTTCGATAACAACGATGGCTTCCCTTTCGTCGTCGGCGGATCTCCTACCAGCGTGACCAATTCGCACCCGTCCTCGTTTCAGATATTCCAGCTATGGCAGACCTACATCACAAATGTTAACCCACTCTTAAAACTCAGCCACACTTCCTCTCTGCAGAAGCAAATCATAAGTGCTGGCGCAAAACCGGCAAATATCCCCAAGCCTTTGGAGGTTCTCATGTTCGCCATCTACTTCTCTGCTGTTACATCGATGACTGCTGAAGAAGTTCAGACCGAATTTGGAGAAGACAGGACTATACTGTTGGCGAAATACCATGGCGCAACACAGCAGGCTCTGGTCAATGCTGGCTTTATGAGATCAAACGAGATCATGACCTTGCAAGCTTTCCTGTTGTATCTG CTCTGTGTCCGCCAATATGTTGACCCACGCTCGATGTTTTGCTTGATGGGTATTGCCGTCAGAATTGCGACCCGGATGGGCATTCACAAGGATGGACAACAGTTTCGGTTACCTCCGTTTGAGGTGGAGCAACGAAGACGTCTATGGTGGCAGATTGTTATTTTGGACAAGCGAATAGCAGAGATCACTGGTTCGGCCATTACCGCGTTATCGAGCTGCGGCGGTGATTGCAGATTCCCCCTAAATATCAACGACTCGGATCTCAACCTCCACGGAAAGGACTTCCCGACTCAATACCCCGGCCCGACCGAAATGCTATTCACCCTCACCCGGATTGAGTTAACGGTTGCCGCGGAGCCTAATGGACTTCGTGCTGTCGTGACTACACCTGGAGGGACTCGCGTCACGCAGCCGCGAGTACATTTCAGCCCATCTCCGGCGTCACCAGATGTTGTTACCCACGTTGCAAACACCAATTTGCCGCGCGATTTGGAAAGTTTTTGCACGTATATGGAGAATGCTTACCTCAAGTATTGCGACCCCAAGGTACCTCTGCACTTCTTCACCCTGTTGGTGACAAGGCAAGCGCTCGGCAAACTCCGAGTTATTGACTTTCTCTGTCGCGAAGCCACCCAGGGTGTCATGGACCACAATGAACGAGACGCACTTTTTGAGCAGGCCATGCTGATGGTTGAATATGACAACATGTTGCAGGGCAATGAGGCTTTGAAAGGATTTAAGTGGTACACTATGCTCAACTTTCCGTTGCCGGCCTACATTTTCCTTGTACAGGATCTGAGAACGCGCACGACTGGTGCGCCCTGCGAGCGTGCCTGGACTCTTATGATCGAGAACTTGGAACGCCGTGGCTTGACATCTAATTTGCGTACACCGATGCATATCGCTCTCGGCGGCTTCTTTGTTAAGGCCTGGGATGCCCACGAGGCGGCGCAGAACCAACTTGGACGTCATTTACAGACGCCGAAAATAGTGACTCTGATGCGCAATACGGCAGCCAAGTTCAAACGACCAAACAGTCCTCCGCAAGTTGGTAGTGGTCCAGTCGGCGGTGTTGGTGGCAGCATGTCCATGTCATCGGATCCACGACAGTCCGTGGCCAACTCGGCTACGCCGCCAGGAATGATGCCCACGGCATCCATGCCTCCTGCTATGGCGGGCATGGCAGGCCCTCATGGGCTTCCTGGCGTCGGCATGCAGGCGGGAATGTACACGACACCCAAACCGATGCAGCAAACGCCACAGACTGATACGTCACCGCAAATGGGTTCAGCTAGCATGATGATGAACGAGTCGATGATGTTCGGATCGCCCAACGGAGGCTTCGATACTGGCATGGGCCAGATGTTTGGGGCTGGAGCGCCAGCGCCACCGTCAGCAGGCTCAATGGATCTCGACATTTCGCAGATGGATTGGAATTATCTGGTGCAATTAAGCTCTTTCGGAGGGTTCAATCCGAATTACTCGGCGCAGATGCAATACCCTCATCAACCGGGTCCGGGGAATCAGTAA